The Musa acuminata AAA Group cultivar baxijiao chromosome BXJ1-8, Cavendish_Baxijiao_AAA, whole genome shotgun sequence genomic sequence ATCTCCATCATCTCCAACCTTCATACCGAGCTATAAACCCTAGGAATTTGGTATATTCTCCTTGGATCTATCTTTACTTCCCCGCATTGGATTCCCATTTGACAACTACCCTGTCTCACCGAGCAGAAGAAAACATGAACATGTATACAAGAACACATGAACGCAAGAGAAAATAAACCATCATTGATATAATAGATTGCATGGCACAGAAGGCTGAGAGGGCTGTGGTGGTGGTGGGTGGTGGTTGTCAAAAGAGCATTTAAGGCCCAGTCATGGGAATAAATAAGATTTCTTGGAACGCGACCTGCATTGACTGATAACAGGTGTTTGACTGGAATCGCAACCCTAAGCGCTTCATAAGCGCCAATATATCAGCTATAAACCTATAGATCATCAGAAGAGGAAGCTACAATGATGTCTCAGAAGGACAAGAAAAGCTCTAAGGTGGACCAAACGGGAGGAGCGTTAAGAGGAGGACGAAGCAAACTTGTAGTACTTATCGACCGGTGCTGAGACATCCCAGGTGCAACTAAGTCCCTTGGGGAAGATCACAAGGTCACCAGCGCCGAACTCCACGGACTCGGAGGAACCCTTGATGTAAGCCGTCACCTTCCCcttcaccaaatagcacatctcttCTGCATCAAACTTTAGAGGGAACCTCCCCGGAGGGCAACCCCACCTGAAGAACAGTAGCAGTAGATTTGTATATACATAAGAGAAAACAACTGCACGGTAGCAGACTTAATAGCGCAAGGACGCACAGATTAATCTTCGGCCATCATAAACAGTTGTGTGTGATCATAATCCAAGAGAAGGAAAAGGTGAGAAGAGAGTCTGTATGTAAGCTCACTTGGGCCATGACTTGATGCCAAGTTCCAGCAGGCGTGACTGAGGAGGGTTCCTCTCCACGGTGATGGAAATGGAGGGGGCGTCAGTCCCCGTGGCGCCTGGGTTTGAGCTTGAGGCCATGGAGGATCAACAAGGACGAGAGGacaaggaggaagaggacgatgCTGCTTTTTATATTGCGAGAGATGGTAGAGGGAATCTCCACGAATGCATTACGAGAGCTgtgatctaatattttattcggaCTCTGACATGTATGTGACCACAAGCACTCGATCGAGATATATATAGGTGAATTGAAGGTTAATGAGCACTGTATCGTTTCTGGTGGCAGAGCAACCGTGGAGCAGTCCCCTGAAAGCTATCGAGTTGCAGCTATGAAGGACGATCTTTTAGTTGTCGTTACTGAAGAGATACACTTCTTGATTGTGCATATTTATTAAGGAGCAAATACGACAATCAACTTGATTGCTAATATCAATCCACTTGTGCGATGAACTGGAAAAATTTGGTTGAACCTAAGGATTTCACGTATGCTGGGAATCCATTTGCTTGGTCAAAGATATGACGGAGCGAGTTGACTCGGGACTCGGTTTTATCCTAACGTGATTTGAGTCAGCGACGAAATAAATATTAGTCTCCAGTGAATCCAAATCGGTAAATCAATAAGATATGGTTCGTTTGTCTATGCATCGTGGTGCCTTCACAACCGAGTCGACTCGAAGCACCCGAACCACATCCTGTGTAGTTCAACGCAGTCCATACCGATCgggtcagccagttgacctccatcgCAACCGACGTGGCGGCACCGCTCCCGCTGGTTCTGCTCAGCGCAAAGAAAACGTGATCTTATCTGCGATGTTTAAGCCATGGTTGTAAGTGGGTCAGATTAGGAGCTCCAGTTCGAGTCAACTCTGCCCTGCTGTGTTTACCGAAACCTGACAAAGCCGGCCCAGTTACAGGAGAAGGTTTCCTCGAAGAGG encodes the following:
- the LOC135588974 gene encoding uncharacterized protein LOC135588974, with amino-acid sequence MASSSNPGATGTDAPSISITVERNPPQSRLLELGIKSWPKWGCPPGRFPLKFDAEEMCYLVKGKVTAYIKGSSESVEFGAGDLVIFPKGLSCTWDVSAPVDKYYKFASSSS